Proteins found in one Erwinia sp. SLM-02 genomic segment:
- a CDS encoding SDR family NAD(P)-dependent oxidoreductase yields MTSLTGKTILVTGATKGIGREIVKSLHAEGASVIGHYGHDERSAVSLLAEYPRRLQLVQQDLSQPQAAAALWQKALRCADRIDVLVNNAGIYVASPLGDDEAWQAGWQVNLQVNLQAPADLCRLAIGHFTPLGGGILINMASRSSHRGDGPEHLAYGAAKGGLLALTKGIARGYGHQNVLAYALAPGWVRTAMAEEHIASVGEAAVTANLPLREVTPPSDVAAMIAFLASGRCRHATGSTIDITGADYVR; encoded by the coding sequence ATGACTTCACTTACCGGCAAAACGATACTGGTCACCGGCGCAACCAAAGGCATTGGCCGAGAAATTGTTAAATCCCTGCACGCTGAGGGTGCCTCGGTTATCGGCCACTACGGCCACGATGAACGCAGTGCGGTGTCGCTGCTTGCGGAGTATCCCCGACGACTGCAACTCGTTCAGCAGGATTTGTCACAGCCGCAGGCTGCGGCGGCGCTGTGGCAGAAGGCGCTCCGCTGCGCCGACAGAATAGACGTGCTGGTGAACAACGCCGGGATTTATGTTGCCTCCCCACTGGGTGATGACGAAGCCTGGCAGGCAGGCTGGCAGGTCAATTTACAGGTGAATCTGCAGGCACCCGCCGACCTGTGCCGCCTGGCGATCGGGCACTTTACCCCACTGGGCGGCGGGATCCTGATCAACATGGCCAGCCGATCCTCGCATCGCGGCGACGGCCCGGAACACCTGGCCTACGGCGCGGCAAAAGGCGGGCTGCTGGCGCTGACCAAGGGGATCGCGCGCGGCTACGGCCACCAGAACGTGCTGGCCTACGCGCTGGCTCCGGGCTGGGTACGCACGGCGATGGCGGAAGAGCATATTGCCAGCGTCGGCGAAGCTGCTGTCACCGCAAACCTTCCCCTGCGCGAAGTGACGCCGCCCTCCGACGTGGCGGCGATGATCGCCTTTCTCGCCAGCGGCCGCTGCCGCCATGCCACCGGATCGACCATCGATATCACCGGTGCGGATTACGTCCGCTAA
- a CDS encoding SDR family NAD(P)-dependent oxidoreductase, which yields MQRFINKNVIVTGGAGGIGEAICRRFAAEGAQVWIVDSNADLAAALAESIREQGGRAQWRAVNLASAAEITAFVAEVKALEARIDVLINNAGINRRGPLLELSEEDWHSTFTVNLDALFHMCRAVLPQMIAQGGGAIVNTASQWGLHPAPGHIAYNTSKAAVAAFTLNLARDYAADKVRVNAVCPGEVRTPMLESNLARSGRTLDDLNALVPFGRIGEPEEIAATMAFLASDEAPYLCGALIEITGAQAVA from the coding sequence ATGCAGCGTTTTATCAATAAGAACGTCATCGTTACCGGCGGCGCAGGCGGCATCGGCGAGGCTATCTGCCGTCGTTTTGCCGCAGAAGGGGCGCAGGTGTGGATCGTCGACAGCAATGCGGATCTCGCCGCCGCGCTGGCGGAAAGTATTCGTGAACAGGGCGGAAGAGCGCAGTGGCGGGCCGTGAATCTGGCGAGTGCTGCGGAAATTACGGCGTTTGTTGCAGAGGTCAAGGCGCTGGAGGCCCGCATTGATGTGCTGATTAACAACGCCGGTATCAACCGCCGTGGTCCGCTGCTGGAACTGAGCGAAGAGGACTGGCACAGCACCTTTACGGTGAATCTGGATGCGCTGTTCCATATGTGTCGCGCGGTGCTGCCGCAGATGATCGCCCAGGGCGGTGGGGCGATTGTCAACACCGCCTCGCAGTGGGGGCTGCATCCGGCCCCGGGTCATATTGCCTATAACACCTCTAAAGCCGCCGTGGCCGCCTTTACCCTCAATCTGGCGCGTGACTACGCCGCCGATAAGGTGCGGGTCAACGCGGTGTGCCCCGGTGAGGTGCGCACGCCGATGCTGGAAAGCAACCTGGCGCGCAGCGGCCGCACGCTGGACGATTTAAACGCGCTGGTGCCGTTCGGACGCATCGGTGAACCGGAAGAAATTGCCGCTACGATGGCGTTTCTGGCCTCTGATGAAGCGCCGTATCTCTGCGGCGCACTGATTGAAATCACCGGCGCACAGGCCGTAGCGTAA
- a CDS encoding GntR family transcriptional regulator, protein MKPNEKEEGTGRRHGGRYIYEELRRQILTLQLKHGEQLDEISLANTFGLSRSPVRDAMARLVSEGLVTILPNRTAIVTPFEIEEFPNYITALDLIQRAVTRLAAKHRSEADLLKIEAANAEYMEKVYQGDFSAMTEKNKAFHLAIAAAGRNNYLATYYDKLLSEGQRIQHLQFDFMTSQDAPQKLGRDHDELIAVIRAGDADAADKAAHEHTMLFQNRFLTFMQRNLLKDMDINA, encoded by the coding sequence ATGAAACCAAACGAGAAAGAAGAAGGCACCGGCCGCCGCCACGGTGGGCGATATATTTATGAAGAGCTGCGTCGGCAGATCCTGACGCTACAGTTGAAGCACGGCGAACAGCTGGACGAGATCTCGCTGGCTAACACCTTTGGCCTGTCCCGTTCCCCGGTGCGCGATGCGATGGCGCGCCTGGTCAGTGAAGGGCTGGTAACGATTCTGCCCAACCGCACCGCCATCGTCACGCCGTTTGAAATTGAAGAATTTCCGAACTACATCACCGCGCTGGATCTGATCCAGCGGGCGGTGACGCGGCTGGCGGCGAAGCACCGCAGCGAAGCCGATTTGCTCAAAATCGAAGCGGCCAACGCGGAGTATATGGAAAAGGTCTACCAGGGGGATTTCAGCGCCATGACGGAGAAAAACAAGGCATTCCACCTGGCCATCGCCGCCGCCGGCCGCAATAACTACCTGGCGACCTACTACGATAAGCTGCTTTCCGAAGGCCAGCGCATCCAACATCTGCAGTTTGATTTTATGACCAGCCAGGATGCGCCGCAGAAGCTGGGCCGCGATCATGATGAACTGATCGCGGTGATCCGCGCCGGAGACGCCGACGCGGCCGACAAAGCGGCCCATGAGCACACCATGCTATTCCAGAATCGTTTCCTGACCTTTATGCAGCGCAATCTGCTGAAGGATATGGACATTAACGCCTGA
- a CDS encoding proline racemase family protein: protein MRWKKTLQLIDVHCEGEIGKVITSGVIDIPGATMLDKMNYINEVDDSLRRLVMLEPRGCLQMSVNLLLPPTVPGAQAGFIVLQADKAHPMSGSNCICVVTALLETGMIAMQEPETTVVLDTPAGLVTAVAACSDGRCVSVSLDMVPAFVEHLDREFNIPGFGKIAADIAFGGVYYALIDVEQIGLTISPDNARELATHGVAFCQAINQQIQVRHPLLPLINDVAYVMFRQREDAKTWRTCTTLPPGRVDRSPCGTGSSANLSVLDARGEVEVGDRLTSRSTINGEFRVELRGRTQVGEKLAVLPRVTGRAWVYGIQQLGVDPDDPLAAGFMLSDTWGPALS from the coding sequence ATGCGCTGGAAAAAAACATTACAGCTGATTGATGTGCACTGTGAAGGGGAGATCGGCAAGGTGATCACCTCGGGGGTGATTGATATTCCCGGTGCCACCATGCTCGATAAAATGAACTACATCAACGAGGTGGACGACAGTCTGCGTCGCCTGGTGATGCTGGAGCCGCGCGGCTGCCTGCAAATGTCGGTGAACCTGCTGCTGCCGCCGACGGTGCCGGGCGCGCAAGCGGGGTTCATTGTCTTGCAGGCCGATAAGGCGCATCCGATGTCCGGCAGCAACTGCATCTGCGTGGTTACCGCGCTGCTGGAAACCGGGATGATTGCCATGCAGGAGCCGGAAACCACCGTGGTGCTGGATACCCCCGCCGGGCTGGTGACGGCGGTAGCGGCCTGTTCCGACGGGCGCTGCGTGAGCGTGTCGCTGGACATGGTGCCTGCCTTTGTTGAACATCTGGACCGCGAGTTTAATATTCCCGGCTTTGGTAAGATTGCCGCGGATATTGCCTTTGGCGGCGTTTATTATGCGCTGATTGACGTTGAGCAGATCGGCCTGACCATTTCACCGGACAACGCCCGCGAGCTGGCAACCCACGGCGTGGCGTTTTGCCAGGCGATTAACCAGCAAATCCAGGTTCGCCACCCGCTGCTGCCGTTAATCAACGACGTGGCCTATGTGATGTTCCGCCAGCGCGAGGACGCGAAAACCTGGCGAACCTGCACCACGCTGCCGCCGGGACGGGTGGATCGTTCGCCCTGCGGCACGGGCAGTTCTGCTAACCTGTCTGTACTGGATGCGCGCGGTGAGGTGGAAGTGGGCGATCGCCTGACCTCGCGCTCAACGATTAACGGGGAATTTCGCGTAGAGCTGCGCGGGCGCACTCAGGTGGGCGAAAAGCTGGCGGTGCTGCCGCGCGTCACCGGGCGGGCCTGGGTGTACGGCATTCAGCAGCTGGGGGTGGATCCTGACGATCCGCTCGCGGCGGGCTTTATGCTCAGCGATACCTGGGGACCGGCGTTATCCTGA
- a CDS encoding aldehyde dehydrogenase family protein — MTTTNQLFINGQWVAPARGGSFDTINPANETAIAQVAAATAEDVDRAVQAARNAFDHGGWPELSGKARAGYLRRIASLIRDRQQTLAELEVRDNGKPLPEALWDIGDTAYCFDFYADLAEQLDAQQEKAVALSDDRFSCVARKEPVGVCGAIIPWNFPMLMAAWKVAPALAAGCTVVLKPSEVTPLTALQLADIAREAELPPGVLNVITGFGADAGSPLTEHPDVDKLAFTGSVPTGRKIMQAAAAGIKNVSLELGGKSAFIIFDDSDIEKAVEWILFGIFWNKGEVCSATSRVLVQRSLYDALLARLVEEAERIRIGNGMTDGVLLGPLVNAAQYEKVQAAIARGIEQGATLLSGGQRPVGHDKGYFLQPTIFTNMSEESDIWREEIFGPVVCVRAFDDEAEAVASANRSRFGLAAAVMSPDLARAERVARRLRAGIVWINCSQPTFTEAPWGGFKESGIGRELGEWGLNNYLETKQMTRYDSDEPWGWYIK, encoded by the coding sequence ATGACCACTACCAATCAGCTCTTTATTAACGGCCAGTGGGTTGCCCCGGCACGCGGCGGCAGCTTTGACACCATTAACCCGGCGAATGAAACCGCGATAGCACAGGTTGCGGCCGCCACCGCTGAAGACGTGGATCGGGCGGTACAGGCCGCGCGCAACGCCTTCGACCACGGCGGCTGGCCGGAACTGAGCGGCAAAGCGCGCGCCGGGTATCTGCGCCGTATCGCCAGCCTGATCCGCGACCGGCAGCAGACGCTGGCGGAGCTGGAAGTGCGCGATAACGGCAAACCGCTGCCTGAAGCTCTGTGGGATATTGGCGATACCGCCTACTGTTTCGATTTTTATGCCGATCTGGCCGAGCAGCTGGATGCGCAGCAGGAAAAAGCGGTGGCGCTGTCCGACGATCGTTTCAGCTGCGTGGCGCGCAAAGAGCCGGTCGGGGTCTGCGGGGCGATTATCCCCTGGAACTTCCCGATGCTGATGGCGGCGTGGAAAGTGGCGCCGGCCCTGGCGGCGGGTTGCACGGTGGTGCTGAAGCCTTCGGAAGTGACACCGCTGACCGCGCTCCAGCTGGCGGACATCGCCCGGGAGGCCGAACTGCCGCCGGGCGTGCTGAATGTGATCACCGGCTTCGGGGCCGATGCCGGTTCACCGTTAACCGAACACCCCGATGTCGATAAGCTGGCGTTCACCGGCAGCGTGCCGACCGGACGTAAAATCATGCAGGCCGCCGCCGCCGGGATTAAAAACGTCAGCCTGGAGCTGGGGGGGAAATCGGCGTTTATCATCTTTGACGACAGCGATATTGAAAAGGCGGTGGAGTGGATCCTGTTCGGTATTTTCTGGAACAAAGGGGAAGTCTGCTCGGCGACCTCGCGGGTGCTCGTGCAGCGCAGCCTGTATGATGCGCTGCTGGCGCGGCTGGTGGAGGAAGCGGAGCGCATCCGCATCGGCAACGGAATGACGGACGGCGTGCTGCTCGGGCCGCTGGTCAATGCCGCACAGTATGAAAAAGTGCAGGCGGCGATCGCCCGGGGAATCGAACAGGGGGCAACGCTGCTCAGCGGCGGTCAACGGCCGGTGGGGCACGATAAAGGCTATTTCCTGCAGCCGACGATTTTCACCAACATGTCGGAAGAGAGTGACATCTGGCGCGAGGAGATTTTCGGCCCGGTGGTCTGCGTGCGCGCCTTCGATGATGAAGCCGAAGCCGTGGCCTCCGCTAACCGTTCTCGCTTTGGCCTGGCCGCGGCGGTGATGTCGCCGGATCTGGCGCGCGCCGAACGCGTAGCGCGCAGACTGCGCGCCGGGATCGTGTGGATTAACTGTTCGCAGCCGACCTTCACCGAAGCGCCGTGGGGCGGCTTCAAGGAGAGCGGCATCGGCCGCGAGCTGGGCGAATGGGGGCTGAATAACTATCTGGAAACCAAGCAGATGACCCGCTACGACAGCGATGAGCCGTGGGGCTGGTACATTAAATAA
- a CDS encoding NAD(P)/FAD-dependent oxidoreductase codes for MSKQQITQKSVVIGGGIVGVCCALWLQKEGHQVWLIDPAAPGDSTAKWSCGQMAVSEVIPLSKPGILKRIPGWLLDQTGPLALRPAALPAMLPWFLRFVANARHSRIDAIAHAMATLTHQVYPDFATLLAMCPDKTLLGQRPVIEVFDSPRGLAAESEHLRLREQLGFQAETLDAAAIADLEPALAGKFSHGVLFPDWCAVSDTKGFIAALTEAFVRQGGVRVDTEARSINEANGLACGVTLNDGRQLPADHVVVAAGTGSRRFFNQLGVRVPLTGISGYQALLPSPDVEFNHSVIYAEGGFCFTPMTRGLQIGGTIEFAGADAKPNFHRAEIILQKARRLLPQLNVTDKEFGVGHRPFLPDTKPIIDRSRRLTNVLMAFGHGQLGLTLGATTGRLIADLAAQRATAQDLTPFSAYRFMSGDRS; via the coding sequence ATGTCAAAACAGCAGATTACGCAAAAGTCGGTGGTGATTGGTGGCGGTATTGTGGGCGTCTGTTGTGCGCTCTGGCTGCAAAAAGAGGGGCATCAGGTCTGGCTGATCGACCCGGCCGCACCCGGCGACAGCACCGCCAAATGGAGCTGCGGGCAGATGGCAGTCAGTGAAGTGATCCCGCTTTCCAAACCGGGTATTTTGAAGCGCATTCCGGGCTGGCTGCTGGATCAGACCGGGCCGCTGGCGCTGCGCCCGGCGGCGCTACCGGCCATGCTGCCGTGGTTTCTGCGCTTTGTTGCCAATGCACGCCACAGCCGTATCGACGCCATTGCCCATGCGATGGCCACGCTGACGCATCAGGTTTACCCCGATTTTGCCACGTTGCTGGCGATGTGCCCGGATAAAACGCTGCTCGGCCAGCGTCCGGTGATTGAGGTTTTCGATTCACCGCGCGGCCTGGCGGCGGAAAGCGAACATCTGCGCCTGCGTGAGCAGCTGGGTTTCCAGGCCGAAACGCTGGATGCGGCGGCGATTGCCGATCTGGAACCGGCGCTGGCGGGGAAATTCTCGCACGGCGTGCTGTTCCCGGACTGGTGCGCCGTCAGCGATACCAAAGGATTTATTGCCGCGCTGACCGAGGCGTTTGTGCGTCAGGGCGGCGTGCGTGTAGACACCGAAGCGCGGTCAATTAACGAAGCTAACGGGCTGGCCTGCGGCGTGACGCTGAACGATGGCCGCCAGCTGCCCGCCGATCACGTTGTGGTGGCGGCCGGGACCGGCTCGCGGCGCTTCTTCAACCAGCTGGGCGTGCGCGTGCCGCTGACCGGTATTTCCGGCTACCAGGCGCTGCTGCCAAGCCCCGACGTTGAGTTTAACCATTCGGTGATTTATGCCGAAGGCGGTTTCTGCTTCACGCCGATGACCCGCGGTTTGCAGATCGGCGGCACCATTGAGTTTGCCGGGGCCGATGCGAAACCGAATTTCCACCGTGCCGAGATTATCCTGCAGAAGGCGCGCAGGCTGCTGCCGCAGTTGAATGTGACCGATAAGGAATTCGGCGTCGGGCACCGTCCCTTCCTGCCGGACACCAAACCGATTATCGACCGTTCGCGCCGTCTGACCAATGTGCTGATGGCCTTTGGTCACGGCCAGCTCGGGCTGACGTTAGGCGCGACAACCGGACGACTGATCGCCGACCTCGCCGCTCAACGCGCCACCGCCCAGGATTTAACGCCGTTCAGCGCCTACCGATTTATGTCAGGAGACCGTTCATGA
- a CDS encoding dihydrodipicolinate synthase family protein, translated as MKLQGILPALVTPFDAAGAVDHQQLADILEYQLKAGVNGFVPLGSTGEYYALTNEERRQVLKTVKTVVGDRGTLIAGANGSCTREVLEQVRQTVEAGYHNLLIAPPYYALPSQEELIGHYQAILDEFSDINVVLYNYPVRTNVEVGFSVLEAFKDHPRVVGIKESSGSVLRAVEIGHRYKDQYQLSCGSDDVAFDFFMWGASSWICGPANCFPDQIVDFYRKFSRGDLRGAQDVMRTLFPVMASMEEGKFIQKVKYGCELAGFKAGNARMPLQPLTTEEKAAFRQVFEASQR; from the coding sequence ATGAAACTACAAGGTATTTTACCGGCCCTGGTCACCCCTTTTGATGCCGCAGGCGCGGTAGACCATCAACAGCTGGCCGATATTCTGGAGTACCAGCTGAAGGCGGGCGTGAACGGCTTTGTGCCGCTCGGTTCTACCGGCGAATATTATGCCCTGACCAATGAAGAGCGCCGTCAGGTGCTGAAAACGGTGAAAACGGTGGTGGGCGATCGCGGCACGCTGATCGCCGGGGCCAACGGTTCCTGCACCCGCGAAGTGCTGGAACAGGTCAGACAAACGGTTGAAGCGGGCTATCACAACCTGCTGATTGCTCCGCCGTACTACGCGCTGCCTTCTCAGGAGGAATTGATCGGCCACTATCAGGCGATTCTTGATGAATTCAGTGACATCAATGTGGTTCTGTATAACTATCCGGTGCGCACCAATGTGGAGGTCGGCTTCAGCGTGCTGGAAGCGTTTAAAGACCATCCACGCGTGGTCGGTATTAAGGAAAGCAGCGGCAGCGTGCTGCGTGCGGTGGAAATTGGTCACCGCTATAAGGATCAGTATCAGCTCTCCTGCGGTTCGGACGATGTAGCGTTTGACTTCTTTATGTGGGGCGCCAGCAGCTGGATTTGCGGACCGGCCAACTGCTTCCCGGATCAGATTGTCGACTTCTACCGTAAATTCAGCCGCGGTGATTTGCGCGGCGCCCAGGACGTGATGCGCACGCTGTTCCCGGTAATGGCCAGCATGGAAGAGGGCAAGTTTATCCAGAAAGTGAAATACGGCTGCGAGCTGGCAGGATTCAAGGCGGGTAACGCCAGGATGCCGCTACAGCCGTTAACCACGGAAGAGAAAGCGGCATTCCGTCAGGTATTTGAAGCGTCCCAGCGCTAA
- a CDS encoding amino acid ABC transporter permease — MMTLDFTQVFSYWQVLLQGLGLTLAFTLSCAVIGSLAGFIVSLLRLSPFRPLRWLVTLYVEFFRGTPLLIQLFWVFFCFPVVFQLNIAPWLCVTLSLVLYMAAITSETFRGSLKSIAGEQHDACVALSLTPTAKILYVIFPQALLRAVPTLLSNVVALFKESALISSVGVADLMFVGQSISNSTARPVEFLTAVAVIYFVVAFPLTRLVGVVESRLLRRYAL, encoded by the coding sequence ATGATGACACTTGATTTCACCCAGGTATTTTCCTACTGGCAGGTGCTGCTGCAGGGCTTAGGTCTGACGCTGGCCTTTACGCTGAGCTGCGCGGTCATTGGCAGCCTGGCAGGCTTTATCGTCAGCCTGCTGCGCCTGTCCCCGTTCCGGCCGCTGCGCTGGCTGGTCACGCTGTACGTAGAGTTCTTTCGCGGAACGCCGCTGCTGATCCAGCTGTTCTGGGTATTTTTCTGCTTCCCGGTGGTGTTCCAGCTCAATATCGCCCCGTGGCTGTGCGTCACCCTGTCGCTGGTGCTGTATATGGCGGCGATCACCAGCGAAACCTTTCGCGGCTCGCTCAAATCCATCGCCGGGGAACAGCACGATGCCTGTGTGGCGCTCAGTCTGACGCCCACGGCCAAAATTCTCTACGTCATCTTCCCACAGGCGCTGCTGCGCGCCGTGCCCACGCTACTGTCGAACGTGGTTGCCCTGTTTAAAGAGAGCGCGCTGATCTCATCGGTCGGCGTGGCGGATCTGATGTTCGTGGGACAAAGCATATCCAACAGTACCGCGCGTCCGGTGGAGTTTCTGACGGCCGTGGCGGTGATCTATTTCGTTGTGGCATTCCCCTTAACGCGCCTGGTGGGCGTGGTCGAGTCGCGTTTGTTACGGCGTTACGCCCTTTAA
- a CDS encoding amino acid ABC transporter permease: MNYQFDFHFLQGNLGALWDGLKVTLELALVANIFGLVLGFILCLMAMSSLAIFRWPTKLFIEFFRCTPVLLQIVWFYYCVPIMFNLFIDPIYMGYLALGLNLAAFNAEAYRAGVQAVPHEHHDAGIALGLNRFQQTAYVVLPQAIRNALPVLMTNGISILQQSALVAIVAISDLMYVGRNIATESYRPLETYSLIALIYFALSLPISQLVAWVERRQDAATER; the protein is encoded by the coding sequence ATGAACTATCAGTTTGACTTTCATTTCCTGCAGGGAAATCTGGGGGCGCTGTGGGACGGTTTAAAAGTCACCCTTGAGCTGGCGCTGGTGGCTAATATATTTGGCCTGGTTCTGGGATTTATTTTATGCCTGATGGCGATGAGCTCGCTGGCGATATTTCGCTGGCCGACGAAATTATTTATTGAGTTCTTTCGCTGTACGCCGGTATTGCTGCAAATCGTCTGGTTTTATTACTGCGTACCAATCATGTTCAACCTGTTTATTGATCCGATCTATATGGGGTATCTGGCGCTGGGGCTGAATCTGGCGGCGTTTAATGCCGAAGCGTATCGCGCCGGGGTGCAGGCGGTGCCGCACGAGCATCACGACGCGGGGATTGCCCTGGGCCTGAATCGCTTCCAGCAGACGGCATACGTGGTGCTGCCGCAGGCGATTCGCAACGCGCTGCCGGTGCTGATGACCAACGGCATCTCGATTCTGCAGCAGAGCGCGCTGGTGGCGATTGTCGCTATCTCCGATCTGATGTACGTCGGCCGCAATATCGCCACCGAAAGCTACCGTCCGCTGGAAACCTACTCGCTGATTGCGCTGATTTACTTCGCGCTGTCGCTGCCGATTTCCCAGCTGGTTGCCTGGGTTGAACGCCGCCAGGATGCGGCTACAGAACGCTGA
- a CDS encoding amino acid ABC transporter ATP-binding protein → MNASSNLAAAPTRLQDNRPVFLNEFNKGEFIQLEKVNKAYGELVVMDNFDLTMRSDDRLVIIGPSGSGKSSLLRVLMGLEGIQGGTINFHKQHYIVGDKAKRAKIVDANIQKKIGMVFQHYTLFPHLSILSNLILAPMKVHGLEKKVAVEKARALLARFGLESKIGAYPSQLSGGQKQRVAIARALMLEPELMLFDEVTSALDPEMVTEVQSVMMQLADQKMAMIIVTHDMHFARNIASRVVFCANGKIVEQGHPDSLFTCPKEKRTREFLEKVLHLD, encoded by the coding sequence ATGAATGCCTCAAGTAATTTGGCGGCCGCACCCACGCGCCTGCAAGATAACCGACCTGTATTTCTCAATGAATTTAATAAAGGCGAATTTATTCAGCTGGAAAAAGTGAATAAAGCCTATGGCGAATTAGTGGTGATGGATAATTTTGACCTCACCATGAGAAGTGACGATCGTCTGGTTATCATTGGTCCGAGTGGAAGTGGTAAAAGTTCTCTGCTGCGTGTGTTAATGGGGCTGGAAGGTATTCAGGGCGGGACAATCAATTTCCATAAGCAGCACTATATCGTCGGTGATAAAGCCAAACGCGCAAAAATCGTTGACGCAAATATTCAGAAAAAGATTGGTATGGTCTTCCAGCACTATACGCTGTTTCCGCACTTGTCGATTTTAAGCAATCTGATTCTGGCCCCGATGAAAGTCCACGGGCTGGAGAAAAAGGTGGCGGTGGAAAAAGCGCGTGCGCTGCTGGCCCGCTTCGGGCTGGAAAGCAAGATCGGCGCCTATCCCAGCCAGCTTTCCGGCGGCCAGAAGCAGCGCGTAGCCATTGCCCGCGCGCTGATGCTGGAGCCGGAGCTGATGCTGTTTGATGAAGTGACCTCGGCGCTTGACCCGGAAATGGTTACCGAAGTGCAGAGCGTAATGATGCAGCTGGCCGATCAGAAAATGGCGATGATTATTGTGACCCACGATATGCACTTTGCGCGGAATATTGCTTCCCGCGTGGTGTTCTGCGCTAACGGGAAAATTGTCGAGCAGGGGCACCCTGATTCGTTATTTACCTGCCCGAAAGAAAAACGTACTCGTGAATTTCTGGAAAAAGTCCTGCATCTGGATTAA
- a CDS encoding substrate-binding periplasmic protein codes for MVSVRLSHLKKFSCCLALGGALLASSLPASAAVGFWQSIQQKGVLRCGAATAAPYVMRDAKTGQYSGYFAELCRDFGENVLKVKVQFVDANWDTLVAGLQSDKWDMALGLNQTPERALAVAFSAPAQDYQVSFLINKQNPKMEGVTNKLADLDKPGVTFAVMSGTSQDKAVTAAIKKGTIMRLPGNDETRLALMARRADVLVDASDTNHLFALANPDWAKEILPVPALAKQGVSFGLPRSITEADRDVIDIYLTQRRATGEIDQLVNKASMEVNAAK; via the coding sequence ATGGTCAGTGTTCGTTTATCACATCTCAAAAAGTTTTCCTGCTGTCTGGCGCTGGGCGGAGCTCTGCTGGCGTCATCGCTTCCCGCTTCGGCGGCCGTGGGTTTCTGGCAAAGTATTCAGCAAAAGGGCGTCCTGCGCTGCGGCGCGGCGACGGCGGCACCCTACGTGATGCGGGATGCTAAAACAGGCCAGTACAGCGGCTATTTTGCTGAACTCTGCCGCGATTTTGGCGAGAACGTTTTAAAAGTGAAGGTGCAGTTTGTTGATGCCAACTGGGATACGCTGGTCGCAGGATTGCAAAGCGACAAGTGGGATATGGCGCTGGGCCTGAATCAGACCCCGGAGCGCGCACTGGCGGTCGCGTTCTCCGCGCCGGCGCAGGACTATCAGGTCTCTTTCCTGATTAATAAGCAGAACCCTAAAATGGAAGGGGTGACCAACAAATTAGCCGATCTCGACAAGCCCGGCGTGACCTTTGCAGTGATGTCCGGCACCTCGCAGGATAAAGCGGTCACCGCTGCGATTAAGAAAGGCACAATCATGCGCCTGCCCGGCAATGATGAAACCCGCCTGGCGCTGATGGCCCGCCGTGCCGACGTGCTGGTGGACGCCAGTGATACCAACCATCTGTTCGCACTGGCTAACCCGGACTGGGCGAAAGAGATCCTGCCGGTTCCGGCGCTGGCGAAACAGGGCGTGTCCTTCGGACTGCCGCGCTCCATCACCGAAGCGGATCGCGACGTGATTGATATCTATCTGACCCAGCGCCGTGCCACCGGCGAGATCGACCAGCTGGTCAATAAAGCCTCAATGGAAGTCAACGCCGCAAAATAA